In the Clavelina lepadiformis chromosome 8, kaClaLepa1.1, whole genome shotgun sequence genome, one interval contains:
- the LOC143468395 gene encoding leukocyte elastase inhibitor-like has product MVLKVFLLLVLIGSVLSNSWEGVKVELINEKYESCRVNEIAAANRAFALDLFHQIAETDGPDENILISPLVISMGLSMILMGTNGNTAEELRQVLRYNETLDNYVPFYCIYERYENLGPVITLRTASKLFGAKTENFLDTFLGKTAFFGAKIERVDFENDGENTRQAINEWVAVQTSNHISELFQPDSISPLTRLILVSAIYFEAFWKTPFETKFTSPFVVSDDVQIPDQPFMDQRFDIKVYYDEDTDLYFLDLPYKSGARDPEVSMMLVYDDNKQPYVETGKRLTSETLSRVMERLPAERLTDAIVSLPIFEMNVEKDMVSYLQSMGIESLFMNGQADLSGMNGMRNLFIEGAKHKTFIRVDQNGTVAAGVFEASAIFLSLPFYAVFNHPFHFMLWEKQTNNILFMGRLVNPSLP; this is encoded by the exons ATGgtgttaaaagtttttctgctGCTGGTGCTGATTGGTTCAGTGCTGAGTAATTCATGGGAAGGAGTGAAGGTTGAACTCATCAATGAAAAATACGAATCATGCAG GGTCAATGAGATTGCTGCAGCAAACAGAGCGTTTGCATTGGACCTTTTTCACCAGATCGCGGAGACAGATGGACCGGACGAAAACATCCTGATCTCACCATTGGTTATATCTATGGGCCTGTCAATGATACTGATGGGTACCAATGGAAACACTGCCGAAGAGTTGAGACAAGTTTTGAGATACAATGAGACTCTAGATAA CTACGTCCCATTTTACTGCATTTATGAACGCTATGAGAATCTTGGCCCAGTGATTACCCTACGTACTGCAAGTAAACTGTTTGGGGCAAAGACGGAAAACTTCCTAGATACTTTCCTTGGTAAAACTGCATTCTTTGGAGCCAAAATTGAAAGg GTTGACTTCGAAAATGATGGAGAAAACACAAGACAAGCCATTAATGAATGGGTTGCAGTACAAACATCCAATCACATCTCTGAACTCTTTCAGCCAGATTCAATTAGTCCACTGACACGGTTAATTCTTGTGTCCGCAATATATTTCGAG GCATTTTGGAAGACCCCATTTGAAACTAAATTCACATCACCTTTTGTGGTGTCAGACGACGTTCAAATACCAGATCAACCATTCATGGATCAACGTTTCGATATAAAAGTTTACTATGATGAAGACACCGATTTGTATTTCCTTGACCTTCCGTATAAAAGTGGAg CGAGAGATCCAGAAGTGAGCATGATGCTTGTCTATGATGACAACAAACAACCATACGTTGAAACTGGAAAAAGATTAACCTCTGAGACACTTTCAAGGGTAATGGAAAGGTTGCCAGCAGAAAGACTAACAGAC GCTATTGTTTCGCTGCCTATATTTGAGATGAACGTGGAAAAGGACATGGTCAGTTACTTACAATCTATGGGCATTGAAAGTCTTTTTATGAATGGACAAGCTGACCTTTCTGGTATGAACGGTATGCGGAATTTATTCATTGAAGGAGCAAAACATAAGACGTTCATCAGG GTGGATCAAAACGGCACGGTAGCTGCAGGGGTATTTGAAGCATCAGCCATCTTTCTAAGCTTACCATTCTATGCTGTGTTCAATCACCCATTCCATTTTATGCTGTGGGAGAAACAAACCAACAACATTCTCTTTATGGGACGTCTTGTCAACCCATCGCTGCCGTAA